The sequence below is a genomic window from bacterium.
TAAATAAAAATAAATTAAAGATATATATCAAAAAATTATTAAATATTAAATAAAAAAACGGTTGGTAATAATGACAATTTATACAATTCTTATAATTTTAAGCGGGCTTGTAATATTTTCTTATTTGTTTGATTTGTTTGCAAAACAAACGAAATTTCCATCAGTAGTACTTCTGCTTCTATTAGGTATTGCAGGACAGACAATAGTTGATTATTTTGGAATTAAAACTTTTGACTTTTCAGTAATCCTTCCAACAGTAGGAACGATAGGTTTAATATTAATCGTTTTTGAAGGAACGTTAGAGTTAAAGTATAATTCAACAAAAAATAAATTAATCAAAGCAACTTTTTACTCAGCATTTTTTATATTAATAATGACAGTTTTTACAATTGCTATAATTATTATGCTGATTACAGGGTCGCCATTTTATATATGCATTGTAAACTCAATTCCATTAAGTATTATTAGTTCAGCTATTGCCATACCGTCAGCTGCAAATATCGAACCGCAAAAAAAAGAGTTTGTAGTATACGAATCATCTTTCTCGGATATACTCGGTATAATTATTTTTGATTTTATCTTGTATAACAACATATTTAATTCTAATGCATTTATAAAGTTGGGGATTGATATTTTAACCATTATAGTTATATCTGCATTATTTTGCCTTATCTTGCTTTTTCTCATTGGGCGAATTGTTCATCCTGTTAAATTCTTTTTGATTATTTCAATTCTCATACTATCTTTTGCGGTAGGAAAACAGTTGCATTTATCTTCCCTGATTATTATACTTGCATTTGGACTATTTCTTAATAACGCTGGCCAGATAAATTTTCCTTTTTTTAAGGACCATTTTCTCTATTCCAATTATTCAAATGATTTATATCAGTTATCTCAATTTTCCGCTGAAAGTGCCTTTCTTGTCAGAACGTTCTTTTTTAGTTTATTTGGTTTCACAATAAATATTAAGGAACTTAAAGAATTAGCTGTTTTAATATATGGTTGTTTAATACTTTTTGCTATATATACAATCCGTTTTATATATTTAAAATTTATAACCAAAACTGATATTATACCTGAACTATTCATTGCTCCCCGGGGACTTATAAGTATATTGTTGTATTTTAGTATACCTGATAATTTTAAAATTCCGGTAGTTAATCAGGGACTTTTAGTTTTAATTGTTCTTATCACAAGTCTAATAATGGCAGGTGGAATTATACGGGCAAAAAAGGACATAATACACGAAGCATGAACATTTAGCTAAAATTATTATGGCAAATAATAATAGAAATAATATCAAAAAATCGGCACATTTAAAGGCGTTATTCTGCCAAGTATATTAACCATATTTGGCAAAATATATCTGTATAAGAAAAATAAGTATATGTTCCTCACTTAAGTATTGCATGTAAGTCTCCGCCTCGCCTTATAAATTCTTGTATTCTATATTATTTTTTCCTTTATTTTTAACCTTATACATAAGTGTATCGGCTTGATGTATTAAATCATCTACATCTACCGGCTTATCAGTTGTAATAACACCGATGCTTAGTGTAACATCCCAATGGTTATCCATAAATATTGGTATAATTCTATCCTGTATCCTTTTTACAAATAATGAAGTCTCTGATCCATTATTTTTCGGTAATAAAATCGCAAATTCGTCACCGCCCATCCTTCCAAATGCGTCAGTAGTTCTTATCATATTTTTTACTTCACTGCAAAATATTTTCAATAGATCATCACCGGTTTTGTGGCCAAAAGTGTCATTAATATTTTTAAAATTATCCAGGTCTATAAATACAAGTGATAAAATACTATTTTCGCGTTTGGCTTTTTCAATTTCATAAGTTAACATATTATAAAACGCCCTGCGATTCATAATGCCTGTTAAAGAATCCGTTTGCGCAAGTTTTTCATTATCCAGAAAAATTCTTCTGGAATTATTTATTATAAAATACTGAATACCAATAAAAAATATTTTAATAATAACGTTGAAAATATTATTTATATTATGATCCCCAATGCTATTTATGTATGCAATAGACCAAAACAAAATTGCTAACAATGAAAAGAAAATACCTGTTTTAGAGCCAAGATACCAAACACTAAAATAAATTATTATAATATAAGGCAAAAGCAATCGAATTTCATCGTTAGTTAAGTATATATCAAATAAAAATACTGCGATTGATATTACCAAAAGTATAATAAATAATATAATTTGTTTTATTTTGCTAAGCTTCAACATAAAAAACCTCAAGTGATAGAAAGGCATTTATAACATAAAAACCGAACCATAATGAAAATCATAAAATTATTGACATCCATTTTCCCCTATGATTAAATATTTTAAAATAATTTCAATTTTACTATAGAGTTACGAATAAGTCTATTAAGGCAACGATTGCCCCGATATTTTTATCAAAGATTGTCAAAGAGAATGAGCTTAGGAAGGAATAAAAAGCCGGATCACTAATTCATTTTTAACCTCAATAAAAATATTGACAAATTGTTTTTTTAATGTTATAGTGCAAATATAAGTAAACGTTTACTTACTTATAAACTTATGGAAGCAAATAGATATACATCAAAACAGCACGAAATAGCGGAATGCGCGCGGCGGATTATTGTAACACAGGGTATTGAACGGCTCACTATCCGTGAAATAGCGAAAGAACTTAAGTTGACAGACGGGGCTTTATACAGGCATTTTAAAAGCAAAAAAGAAATAATTAATTTATTAATAGAGGATATTGAAAATACACTGTTAAATATAATCGAAACTGCGGCTAAAAAAGTGAATAATCCTCAGGTTAAATTAATAAATATTTTTTTGTATCACCTTTCTTACGCAGAGCAAAGAAGGGGTGTGTCTTTTATTGTCATAAACGAGACTTTTAATTTACATAATAAAACCCTACAAAAAAAAATGTTCAAAATTGTTGATAAATATTTAAAAAAAATAGAAGAGATTCTCATTGATGGAGTTTTGTCAGGAAAGTTCAGAAAAGATATAGATACCGTCTCTGCAAGCATAGTTTTTTTTGGTATGGTGCAGTCTCTTGTTACAATATGGGCTTTAAACGGTTATAAATATTCGCTGAGGGGAAAACATATTAAAAATTGTTTTGATATATATATAAAAGGAATAATTGCATAAGGGGCCGAGATGGTTGAAGGATTTGCATCCACTTTTGGAAAAATATCAAGCATACATACAAATGTGTTATTTTTACTTGGTTTAATATTATTTGCGGGGGCAATAGGAGGAAAAATATTTCAAAAACTGAAAATCCCCCAGGTCGTCGGTTATATCATTGCCGGTATTATATTCGGACGGTCAGGATTAAATATCATCAACAAGAATATAATCGAAGCGTTAATACCATTTAATTATTTTGCTCTGGGGCTGATAGGCTTTATGATCGGCGGGGAGCTTAAAAAAGAAGTTTTTCAGCGCTATGGCAGGCACCTTATAATTATATTATTAGCGGAAGGGCTTGCCGCGTTTATTATTGTTTTTATTCTTGTGGGTTTATTGGGGAATTTAGTCCTTGG
It includes:
- a CDS encoding sodium:proton antiporter; its protein translation is MTIYTILIILSGLVIFSYLFDLFAKQTKFPSVVLLLLLGIAGQTIVDYFGIKTFDFSVILPTVGTIGLILIVFEGTLELKYNSTKNKLIKATFYSAFFILIMTVFTIAIIIMLITGSPFYICIVNSIPLSIISSAIAIPSAANIEPQKKEFVVYESSFSDILGIIIFDFILYNNIFNSNAFIKLGIDILTIIVISALFCLILLFLIGRIVHPVKFFLIISILILSFAVGKQLHLSSLIIILAFGLFLNNAGQINFPFFKDHFLYSNYSNDLYQLSQFSAESAFLVRTFFFSLFGFTINIKELKELAVLIYGCLILFAIYTIRFIYLKFITKTDIIPELFIAPRGLISILLYFSIPDNFKIPVVNQGLLVLIVLITSLIMAGGIIRAKKDIIHEA
- a CDS encoding GGDEF domain-containing protein, whose product is MLKLSKIKQIILFIILLVISIAVFLFDIYLTNDEIRLLLPYIIIIYFSVWYLGSKTGIFFSLLAILFWSIAYINSIGDHNINNIFNVIIKIFFIGIQYFIINNSRRIFLDNEKLAQTDSLTGIMNRRAFYNMLTYEIEKAKRENSILSLVFIDLDNFKNINDTFGHKTGDDLLKIFCSEVKNMIRTTDAFGRMGGDEFAILLPKNNGSETSLFVKRIQDRIIPIFMDNHWDVTLSIGVITTDKPVDVDDLIHQADTLMYKVKNKGKNNIEYKNL
- a CDS encoding TetR/AcrR family transcriptional regulator, which produces MEANRYTSKQHEIAECARRIIVTQGIERLTIREIAKELKLTDGALYRHFKSKKEIINLLIEDIENTLLNIIETAAKKVNNPQVKLINIFLYHLSYAEQRRGVSFIVINETFNLHNKTLQKKMFKIVDKYLKKIEEILIDGVLSGKFRKDIDTVSASIVFFGMVQSLVTIWALNGYKYSLRGKHIKNCFDIYIKGIIA